Below is a genomic region from Pyrococcus kukulkanii.
GGAATGTCCCGTATTCTCCTGGAACTTTCCAATTTATGTAGAAGCGATAAAGGAATTCCTCAGAAAATCTAAGCTTAGGCCATGGAACTGGAAGGGAGGAGAAGTGCACTACGTCCAGATAAGAGAAATGAAGTTTACTGGAGAAGTCATGGTAAATGTGATAGCCCACGTTGAGCCACTCAAAAAGGTAAAGGAGATTCTCCTAGAGACCTTTGATTTCGCGGACTCAATTTACTGGAGCGTTAAAAGGGACAAGAGGGACGATCCTAGGGGAACTCCAATTCATATTCACGGTGAAGAGCTCGTTAAGGAGCTTGTTGAGGGTGTATACTACTTTATTCATCCCTCTTCCTTCTTCCAGACCAACAGCTATGCCCTACCACTACTTTTGGAAGCGGTTAAGGAGTACGTGGAGGGGGAGAACGTTCTAGACCTGTACTCCGGGATAGGGACTTTCTCCCTGTACTTGGCGAGTGAAGGGTTCAAAGTCAAAGGAGTTGAGATTAACGAGTTCTCGGTCTCCGTCGCCAAGAAGAGCGCTGAGTTTAACTCCTTAGATGTTGAGTTTGAAGTTCGGAATGCGGAAGAAGCGGATTTGTCTGGCTACGACACCATAGTAGTTGACCCGCCCCGAAAGGGTCTTGGAAGGTTTGCGGAGAGAATAGCTAGGGAAGGTCCAGAAACACTAATTTACGTCTCCTGCAACCCTAGAAGGTTCATCCTTGACTATAGGAACTATCTTGGCAAGGCATACGAAATCAAGGAGGCAATTCTAATCGACATGTTCCCACATACTCCTCACGTTGAGGCCGTGATAAAGCTTTTTAAGCGTTAAGATATTGGTTTAAACATGCAAAAGCTAATAATTTTACTACTCATAAGCCTGGGCTGGATATTCAATTACTCTCACAGAATGGCCGTTCCTTCCCTTGCGCCTCTGATAAGAGAAGATCTTCACATCACGAATGCTGAGATAGGCCTGTTAATGACATCCTTACTCCTACCGTACGCGTTAATTCAGGTTCCCGCGGGATATATTGGAGATAAAATTGGAAGGAAGAAGTTGCTCATCCTCAGCATACTTGGTTATTCCATATCGTCGGCATTCATAGTTCTCACGAGGGATTATTGGGATATGCTCATCGTTAGGTTCATTTATGGCGTGTTCGCTGGCCTTTATTATGCACCCGCAACGGCCCTAATAAGCGAGGCCTTTAAGGAAAGGAAGGGATCAGCCTTAGGATTCTTCATGATTGGTCCCGCAATAGGAACCGGAATTACTCCCCTAATAGTCGTTCCAATAGCCCTAACCTTTAACTGGAGGCTTTCGTTCTTGGTTCTCTCACTTCTGAGCTCCATTGTAGCGGTCTTGCTTGCCTTTGCCGTAAGAGGAGAGGTTTCTAAGCCCGAAGTTGCGAGGTTTTCAATCCCGAGAACTGTCTTCCTATTAAGCCTAGCAAATTTCCTGGGCCTTGGAGCATTCTTTGCTCTCCTCACATTCTTGGTCTCATACTTGGTCTCCCAGGGAGCAAGCCTTGAGAAAGCCTCCGCGATGTTCTCCATGCTTTCAATGGTAGGAATTTTAGGATCTATTTCAGCCGGCTTCCTTTATGATAGGATAGGGAAAGTTAGCGTTTCCTTAGCGTTTATTATGAATGCCCTCTTTACATTTCTCATACTTATCTGGCCGAATCCCATCCTTCTAATACCTCTTGGCTTCTTCCTTTACTCGGTTGGAGGAATAATAACCGCATATACATCAGAGAAGGCTGGAAAGGAAAACTTGGGGGTTGTCATGGGGTTCGTGAACATGGTTGGGTTCTTTGGAGCCACAGTTGGTCCCTACGTTGTCGGAAGGCTCATAGATATTACCGGCTACAGGAAGGCCCTTCTACTTATTCCTCTAGCGTACCTAACTTCCGCCCTCCTGATATTCTTGGACATGGACCATCGTCATAGGCAGTCATCATCCCTTCGACCCGGGCTCTCTGAGGGCCCATTCGAAGTCTGAAAGATCGAAGGCTAAGAAACCTCTTTCCCTGAGCTTCTCCTTCCCCTTTATTTCTTTTCCGATTATCCCATAAAACTTTTTCCCTTTAACGTTCACTCTCTCGCTCTTTTCAATTAGCTCTTTTAATATTTTCATTGTCCCTCTATAGTTAAGGGCCTTCCACTTAATTTCAAAGAATGCCGAATCTCCAGTTAAACTGTTAATTGCAACTATATCAATTTCCTTTTCCTTATCCCACCATCTTCCTATCTTAGTGAACCTGAAGGGCAACTTTCTTCCATTTATCCTTATCAGGAACTCTCTGCATACCCTCTCAAAGACTTCGCCGAGGTACTTGTTGAAATCCTCTTGAATGTCTGAGAACGTTATTGCCCCTATTTCAATATCATCCTTATATGGATAGACGAAGCGAAGCCAGAACCTATAGTAAAAGTCTTTAACCCTGTATATTCCAAACCTCCTCTTCTCCCTTACCGTTACTGGAAACTCCTTGTATATTATGTCGAGAGTCTCGAGAACTTTTAGGTACTTTGGAAGGTTCGTTACTGCAACTTTTACCTCGTTTGCAATCTCTGTTAGCTTAGTTTTTCCATCGTTTATTGCTTTCAGGATGTTAAGGTACGTCACTGGCTCCCTGAGCTCGTCCTTGAGCAGTCTTTCAGCGTCCTCATAGAGAATGCTGACTTTGTTATAGAAGTTCCTCTCTATGTTCTCCTCAACCGGTAGTGAGTCGTCGAAGTACTGGAGATACGCGGGAATACCATCTATCACACCATAAACTTTCACGAGATCCTCCCACGAATACTTAGGAAATGCCTCT
It encodes:
- a CDS encoding MFS transporter; this encodes MQKLIILLLISLGWIFNYSHRMAVPSLAPLIREDLHITNAEIGLLMTSLLLPYALIQVPAGYIGDKIGRKKLLILSILGYSISSAFIVLTRDYWDMLIVRFIYGVFAGLYYAPATALISEAFKERKGSALGFFMIGPAIGTGITPLIVVPIALTFNWRLSFLVLSLLSSIVAVLLAFAVRGEVSKPEVARFSIPRTVFLLSLANFLGLGAFFALLTFLVSYLVSQGASLEKASAMFSMLSMVGILGSISAGFLYDRIGKVSVSLAFIMNALFTFLILIWPNPILLIPLGFFLYSVGGIITAYTSEKAGKENLGVVMGFVNMVGFFGATVGPYVVGRLIDITGYRKALLLIPLAYLTSALLIFLDMDHRHRQSSSLRPGLSEGPFEV
- a CDS encoding ATP-binding protein — its product is MILKFIDREFELEELEKRYKERRAHLILIYGRRRIGKTELVKQFIKDKKSFYFLARKEPMELEISRLIKSFNRKFNVFIEAESLENFFEELKKFGKIVVVIDEFPYWVEEDKSIPSLFHYIWDEILKDSEVMLILLGSSISTMESLLSYKNPLYGRRMAQMKLSPLSFFHLREAFPKYSWEDLVKVYGVIDGIPAYLQYFDDSLPVEENIERNFYNKVSILYEDAERLLKDELREPVTYLNILKAINDGKTKLTEIANEVKVAVTNLPKYLKVLETLDIIYKEFPVTVREKRRFGIYRVKDFYYRFWLRFVYPYKDDIEIGAITFSDIQEDFNKYLGEVFERVCREFLIRINGRKLPFRFTKIGRWWDKEKEIDIVAINSLTGDSAFFEIKWKALNYRGTMKILKELIEKSERVNVKGKKFYGIIGKEIKGKEKLRERGFLAFDLSDFEWALREPGSKG
- the rlmD gene encoding 23S rRNA (uracil(1939)-C(5))-methyltransferase RlmD; this encodes MRGTVREVSEDGLGVLEGILLPFAYPGDVVEVVETRKRLGKEIGEFTLLKSSPLRGKPNCMHFGRCGGCLWQGLKYREQLRLKKEIFERITRINAEIKPSPKIYGFRNITNLIVTVNGIGMKEFARPKTVVPLRECPVFSWNFPIYVEAIKEFLRKSKLRPWNWKGGEVHYVQIREMKFTGEVMVNVIAHVEPLKKVKEILLETFDFADSIYWSVKRDKRDDPRGTPIHIHGEELVKELVEGVYYFIHPSSFFQTNSYALPLLLEAVKEYVEGENVLDLYSGIGTFSLYLASEGFKVKGVEINEFSVSVAKKSAEFNSLDVEFEVRNAEEADLSGYDTIVVDPPRKGLGRFAERIAREGPETLIYVSCNPRRFILDYRNYLGKAYEIKEAILIDMFPHTPHVEAVIKLFKR